Part of the Enterobacter pseudoroggenkampii genome, AAGCCCACCTTACGGGATAACACTTTTTCGAACAGGGCGAGAATTTCTTGTTCCATAATTTTTCCTGGAGTCATTAATTTGTGCGGGCGTAAGCGTCCAGCAGCTTGCGGTCAATTTTGCCGTTAGGATTCAGCGGCAAAGCGTCTTTTACGATAATTTGTGAAGGCACCATATAGTGCGGGACCACCTTCGACAGCGACGTTTTGATGGTATCCGGCGCCATATCCGTCACGCAGAACGCGGCAATGCGCAGCACGCTGCCGCAGGATTTCATCAGCGGCAGAACCACCGCTTCATTGATGCCGGACATGGCCAGAAGGCGGTTTTCAATCTCATTGATTTCAATACGGTAGCCATTCAGTTTGACCTGGCTATCGTTGCGGCCCTGGCAATAGATAAGCCCCGCTTCATAGCCCAGATCGCCTGTCCGGTAGCCGCGAAATGCTTCATTTTCCCGACGGAGTAATTTTTCTGCATTCTCCTGCGGCAGGCCGAGGTAGCCGCGCATGACGTTTTTACCCCAGATAATCAGCTCGCCCTCAGAGGAAATTTCCATTCTGCTCTCAGGCATCATGACCCCCACCGGCAGCACGGCGCTGTCGCTGTTCAGGATCTCATCCGTGATTTCAACCACGGTCGTCGCGATGGTCGCTTCCGTTGGGCCATAGGAGTTGATGATTTTGGCCTGCGGGAAACGGCGGCGGAGCTGTTTAACCAGCGCCTTATTTAACACTTCACCAATGAAGATAAAGACGTTGAGCGCAGGCAAATACTCGCTGTTGAACTGCGGGGAAAGCAGCTGCTGGTATGCAAAAGAGGGGGTGGAAACCCAGGCGGAGACCGCATTACTTTTCAGTCGCTCCAGCCAGTTCTCTTTCTGAATATCGTCTTTGGCGTTCAGCACAATGTGTCCGCCCATCGCCAGATTCGCCAGCAAAGGGATCAGGGAGAGGTCAAAACTGAACACCGCGTGGTTCATCAGCACCGGTTTTTCCGGCAGCGAAAAGTCCTGGCTGACCCATTTCATGAAGTGCCATACGCTTTCACGCCCAATCTGCACCCCTTTAGGCTTGCCGGTGCTGCCTGAGGTAAACATGATATAGGCCAGATCCTGCTCCTCCAGCACCTTGCCTGGTTCACCCGTGGCGATGAACTGCCGGGTCGCGACGTCGTAATAGTAAGGGGCATTGGCCAGATGGCAGATCTCCCGCAGGCGCTCCTGTGGGTAGATGCAGTCCACCGGGATGTACGGAATGTTGTGCAGCAGACAGCTATAAATCGCCACGGCGAACTCGGCCTGCTGGTGTCCGTACAAGACGACCGGCGTACCGGCAACAGGCTGGCAACGCTGATAGCGCTGTGCCCAGTCCGTCACGGCAGCAGAAAGCTGTAGCCAGCTTAAGGCTTCGTCGCTGCCGCTGATGGCCAGTTGCTGCGGGGAGGCGGGATCGCATAATGCCGCACGTAAGAAATCCTGCAGTTCCTGAAGATCGGAGTGATTTTTCATAGAGGTGACATTCCACTAAAGATGTAAAGGGATCCCGCGGCGCTTCCCAGCGTCAGAATTCTCCCTAAAAACGCAACGGCCGGATACTGCAAACCGCGGTGCAATGCCGGGCTGCGCTTGGCTGACCACAGCAGCATGTTATGAGTAACGGAAATCGCGCCAAACAGCGCGCCGCTGATGACGTAATGGCGTTCCAGGCCATTCCATGCCCCCATGCAGAACAGGGTGCAAAAAATACCGATATTTTGCGCCAGCGTTTTGTTCTGACGGAAAAAGTTGAACTTCATCAGGTTCATATAGACGGGCATAAAGACCACATCGCGCAGCCATTCAGACAAACTGATGTGGAAGCGGCGCCAGAAGTCCTGCGGGTTCTTTGCCAGAAGGGGCATATTGAAGTTTGCCGGAATGTTCAACCCAAACAGGCGGCCCGCACCGATGGCCATATTGCTGTAGCCCGCAAAATCAAAGTAGAGGTAGGCGCTGTAGGCAATCGACATCACCACGCCCACGGTCAGCGTAAACGGCTTATGGCTCCAGGGCTGCACGACAAGTGAATCAACCAGCATGGCAAACAGGAACTTCTGGATAATGCCGGTAACGATTTGCTCTAACGCGACCAAAAACTGTTCACGGTTAAGGGCAAACACGGGCTTGCTGACGTCACTCATCCATGTCCGCCAGCGGTACATCGGGCCTGCCAGGATGATAAAGGGCATAAACAGATAGCAGAAATAGTGCAGGAAATTCTGGCCTTCTTTTTTACTGCGATAGAGCAGCACGTCCACTGCGCGGAACGTCATAAAAGAGAGGCCGATCATGCCGAGATGATGATTAACGTGCAATTTCACTAAAAATAAAGGAAGCAGCGTTAATACAATAGCTTGCCAGGTTTTTAACCATCCTTTTTCTTTTAACGCGGCGACAAGGTAAAAACTGATAAAAACGACCGCGGGAACACGGTAATCACCCTGAAAAATATAGCCCCAGCCTAATGCAGCCAGGACAGATAAGGCCGATAAATAAGTCAGGCGATGACGTAATACGCGATTGACCAGCGCAAACACCAGAGCGGATGAAAACAAATAGACAAAAAACATTCCTGAGCTATACATCATTCGGCCTCAGAACTTTTGATATTCAAAATGCAGCTGCATACTCATGCTGTCATCGACAGAGGTCCACGCGACGATAGTGATCGCGAGCAGGAGATAAAGGAAAAAAAGACGGATCGCGATTTTCATTATTTAAAGCTCTGTGCAATAAAGCGAATCATAGGAACCCAGGCCAGTTCGGAAGGGTGCAAACGATCCCAGTTCCAGCCATTCTGATAAGGCATGGCGTACATATCTAAATAAGGGATCTGGTTCTTTTCCAGAATGGTTTTAATTTGCTTATCAACCGGGCGGAAGGTATCGGTATTGTAAAGCGCCCAGGGGTTAACCGGGTCGACGATAGCAATTACCTGCACGTGACGTTCCTTCAGCAGCTGGACGGTTTTACTGAACGCAGCGATTTGCGCAGGCACGACCGGCGTGTCATCCCACTGTTGCGGCTTACCGTCCTCTTCGTAAATCGTTTTGTCCATCCACAGCGTGGCCGCGCTCTGCTGGCGTTTTTTATTTAACTCGCGCGCATTCGCCAGCTCTTTATCCCAGTCAGGGGTAATGTGGGTGGTGGGCTGCTGCGGCCACGGCTGTACCGTCTGGGGCGTGACGTTGAGCAGCGCCAGCCAGTCGTTTTTTATCATTGTGCAGACGTTCGCAAACTGGAAGCTCAGCTCGTCCCACATCAGATCGGGGTGCCAGCCAAAGACGCGCATTTGACCAAAGGTTAAATGGCTTATCTCTTTACTATTAATATGCTTTAAATAATTAACCAGCAGCGGGCGCGCCTGCGGGTCCTTCATCAGCGGATTAAAAATAGAACCGGGGAAATTATCGGCGTAGATAGCCGGTGGCAGCCCTTTTGAGTAAAAGCTGTCAGGTGCCAGAAGTAAAACAACTTTACTGTTTGCGTTAAGGCTATTTTTAAAACGCGAGAACAGTAAAAACTGCGTTTCGTCATCGACAAACGCATCGCCATACGCCACAACGGGTGTGTGTAATTGCTTATTAAAGTAATTATATACAGCGTAATGTTCATCTTCTGAGGTGGCAACCTCAGACGCGCCAATGAAGAAAATCGCATTACCTTGTAAGGCATGGGAAATAGTCGCAATTTTTTCCGCTTGTTCTTTCGGCGTGCCCTCCATTGATTTAATCAGCGGCTGGAAGGTGAGGGGCGGATCGAAGCTCGTCACCAGCGGGTGAACACACAGGAACAAAATGGCCAGAGTCGCCATCAGGATATGTAAGCAAAGCGTATTTTTGATTTTCATCATCAACCAGTAACACTGCATGGCAGTAATTTCTAAAATCTGTCGGTACTCAGATTTATAACAATTACACAACAAATGGCCGTCTATTTTTGTGGCATTCTATACCAGAGCGATTTAAAAGGATGAGCGTTGCTGTGTAACGGTATGTACAAGGGAGCAGAGACCGATGCGCGGTAAGCGCCTGGGTGATTTTTGCGCAGTCAAACGCCGGTGGCTAAAAATAGAAAAATTCCTGCTTTACAAGGCGCTAATAGATGTTTATAGTGCGCCTCACTTTGGAAGCGTGGCCGAGCGGTTGAAGGCACCGGTCTTGAAAACCGGCGACCCGAAAGGGTTCTAGAGTTCGAATCTCTACGCTTCCGCCAAATTCGAAACCCAGATCGTTATGCGATCTGGGTTTTTTGTTTTGAGCCGGTTTCTGCTTGCGTGCTGAAGAGGCGCTGGAACGGTGCTCTGGCATCCGTCACGCGGGTGCGCCGCTGATCAAAAGACGTACACAGAACCCTGTTCTATTTTTAGCACAACGTTTTGTTTTATATTTTTTAACGTCCAGCCCTATGCTATTCCTGTTTTTAATGGCCATATGATTTTTCATATAATAAGACGCTGTCTCCATTACACGAGGCACAAAAGAGAACAGGTTCTTAATAATCTTTCATGTTTCATTTCATTTTCTGCAAGTAGTTTGGCCTGACGCGCAAAACTGATTAAATCATGGTGTGGATCACTGCCGACAGAGCATAACTAAAATATAATGGCGGTATCGTTCTGAAGCAGGGTTTATTCGCTTCAAAAAATTACTGTTACCCACCATGAATGGAAGACATGATGAGAGGAAAAATCCCCAAGAGCGAGCTGCTGGTGACGTTCGAAGTTGTGGCGCGTCACGAAAGCTATACCCGCGCGGCAGAAGAGCTGGCGTTAACGCAGAGTGCAGTGTTCAGACAGGTGACGGCCCTGGAGGAGTTTTTACACACCTCATTATTCAATCATGCCAAAAAGCGGATTTTTCTGAATGCAGCAGGCAAGCATTATTTGAATATCGTCAAAGAGACGCTTAATAAGCTGGAACGCGATACAAATATGATAATGTCCTGGCAGCCTGCCGTTCAGGTTGTGGAGCTGGCGGTAAATCCCACCTTCAGTACGCATTGGCTGATCCCTAATTTATGGGAGTTTAATAAATTAAATCCTGATATTATTGTTAACATTCACTCGCTGGCCAATATCGGCGATTTTTTAAATCGTGAATACGATGCGGCTATTATGCGCGCCGATTTTTGTCCCCCGTGGTCGGAAGTCGATTATTTATTTGAAGAGGAGATCCTGCCGGTCTGCAGCCGAAGCTTGCTCCCCAGCGCGGAGCAGAAGCTGGGGGTTGAGGAGCTGCTCAGTGAGTTTCCGCTGTTACACCAAAGCACTCGCATCAATGGCTGGCAGGAGTGGTTTGCGCTGTCCGGTATTACCAGTCCGGACGTGAATCTTGGCCCGCGTTTTGACCTCCTCTCGATGCTGATTGCCGCAGTACGATCGAATCTTGGGGTCGCGCTGCTTCCCCGCTTCGCCATCCAGCATGACCTGGACTGCGGCGAGATGGTGATCCCCTGTGATGTTCCTATCCGCACCGGCAACCGCTTCATCATGACGTGGCGGGAGGAAAAGGCTCAGTCCCTGCCGTTACAAACCTTCCGCGAGTGGCTATTACAAAAATCAGTGGTATCGCCGGCCGCGTAATAACATCGGATGGCGGCAGTGCGGCGCGCCATCCGGTACCGACATGCTTACCAGTCAATGCCCTCCTGCGCCTGAATACCGCTGTCAAATGCGTGTTTTACCGGGCGCATTTCGCTGACCGTGTCGGCAAGCGCCAGTAACTGCGAGTGACAGCCGCGTCCGGTGACGATCACAGTCTGCTGCACCGGACGGTTCTCAACTGCCGCGATCACCTCCTGAGTATCCAGATAGTGATAAGCCAGCATATAGGTGAGCTCATCCAGAACCACCAGGTCGTAGCTCGGGTCAGCCAGCATGCGCTTGCTCTCCTGCCACACCGCCGCTGCGGCCTGAATATCCGTCTCCCGGTTTTGTGTCTCCCAGGTAAAGCCGGTGCCCATAATGTGAAACTCGACGCCGAGCGGATGCAGGGTGTTGTATTCACCATTATCCCACTGGCCTTTAATAAACTGCGCGACGCCAACGGTTTTACCGTGGCCGACGGCACGCGTCGCCGTACCGAAGGCGGCGGTGGACTTGCCTTTTCCGTTGCCGGTGAAGACGATCAGAATGCCTTTCTTCTCTGTTGCCGCCGCCACGCGGATATCAACCTGCTCTTTGCGCTTTTGCTGTCGTTGGCGGTGTTTTTCTGCGTTAGCTCGCGCTTCCATAGTGGCTCCTTAATGTCCGGCAGGGCAGGATGCACAGCGATGCTGCTGCTCAAACTGGCTGAAGAAATTATTCCCTTTGTCGTCAACCAGCACAAAGGCGGGCAGATTCTCGACCTCCATCATCCATACCGCCTCCATGCCCAGTTCGGGATACTCAAGGCAGCGCAGGCTTTTCACATACTGCTGCGCCAGCAGCGCCGCCGCACCGCCGATGCTGCCGAGGTTGAAGCCGCCGTGCTTATGGCAGGCATCGGTAACCTGCTGGCTGCGGTTGCCCTTGGAAAGCATGATCAGGCTTCCGCCTGCGGCCTGGAAAGCATCGACGTAGCCGTCCATGCGCCCGCCGGTGGTCGGACCGAGGGAGCCGCAGGCCTGATTCTCCGGTGTTTTCGCCGGACCGGCGTAATAGACGATATGGTTTTTCATGTACTCCGGCATCGGCTCGCCATTATCCAGCCGGGCTTTGATTTTTGCGTGAACAATATCGCGTGCGACCACGATCGGACCGCTTAACGACAGCCGGGTGCCGATCGGCAGGGCAGACATATCACGCAGGATCTCGCGCAGCTGGCGGTTCAGGTTGATCTGTACGGTTCGGACGTCGTGTTCCTCACGGCTGGCGTCGGGGATGTATTTCCCTGGATTATGTTCCAGCTTCTCCAGCCAGATACCGTGCTTGTTGATTTTCGCTTTGATATTGCGGTCGGCGGAGCAGGAGAGCGCCATGGCGACAGGGCAGGAACCGCCGTGACGCGGCAGGCGGATGACGCGAATATCGTGCGCGAAATACTTGCCGCCAAACTGGGCACCGATGCCGAATTCGCGGCTGGCGTTGAGCAGCGTGGCTTCCAGCGCCGTATCGCGGAACGCCTGGCCCAGCTCGTTCCCGCTGGTGGGCAGGTTGTCATAATATTTTGTTGAGGCCAGCTTCGCCACCTTCAGCGCCTGGTCGGCAGAGAGGCCGCCGACCACAAAGGCAATGTGATACGGTGGACAGGCCGCGGTACCGAGCGACTTCATCTTCTCGATCAGGAACGCGGTGAGCTTCTCCGGCTGCAGAATCGATTTCGTTTCCTGGAACAGCGCGGCTTTGTTAGCCGATCCGCCGCCTTTATTGACAAACAGGAAGCGATATTCGCTCCCCGGCGTCGCGCTGATGTCTATCTGCGCCGGCAGGTTGGTTTGGGTATTAACCTCGGTATACATGTCCAGCGGTGCGTTTTGCGAGTAGCGCAGGTTACACTCGCTAAAGGTGGTATAAATCCCT contains:
- a CDS encoding AMP-binding protein; this translates as MKNHSDLQELQDFLRAALCDPASPQQLAISGSDEALSWLQLSAAVTDWAQRYQRCQPVAGTPVVLYGHQQAEFAVAIYSCLLHNIPYIPVDCIYPQERLREICHLANAPYYYDVATRQFIATGEPGKVLEEQDLAYIMFTSGSTGKPKGVQIGRESVWHFMKWVSQDFSLPEKPVLMNHAVFSFDLSLIPLLANLAMGGHIVLNAKDDIQKENWLERLKSNAVSAWVSTPSFAYQQLLSPQFNSEYLPALNVFIFIGEVLNKALVKQLRRRFPQAKIINSYGPTEATIATTVVEITDEILNSDSAVLPVGVMMPESRMEISSEGELIIWGKNVMRGYLGLPQENAEKLLRRENEAFRGYRTGDLGYEAGLIYCQGRNDSQVKLNGYRIEINEIENRLLAMSGINEAVVLPLMKSCGSVLRIAAFCVTDMAPDTIKTSLSKVVPHYMVPSQIIVKDALPLNPNGKIDRKLLDAYARTN
- a CDS encoding MBOAT family O-acyltransferase, whose amino-acid sequence is MYSSGMFFVYLFSSALVFALVNRVLRHRLTYLSALSVLAALGWGYIFQGDYRVPAVVFISFYLVAALKEKGWLKTWQAIVLTLLPLFLVKLHVNHHLGMIGLSFMTFRAVDVLLYRSKKEGQNFLHYFCYLFMPFIILAGPMYRWRTWMSDVSKPVFALNREQFLVALEQIVTGIIQKFLFAMLVDSLVVQPWSHKPFTLTVGVVMSIAYSAYLYFDFAGYSNMAIGAGRLFGLNIPANFNMPLLAKNPQDFWRRFHISLSEWLRDVVFMPVYMNLMKFNFFRQNKTLAQNIGIFCTLFCMGAWNGLERHYVISGALFGAISVTHNMLLWSAKRSPALHRGLQYPAVAFLGRILTLGSAAGSLYIFSGMSPL
- a CDS encoding D-alanyl-lipoteichoic acid biosynthesis protein DltD, which produces MKIKNTLCLHILMATLAILFLCVHPLVTSFDPPLTFQPLIKSMEGTPKEQAEKIATISHALQGNAIFFIGASEVATSEDEHYAVYNYFNKQLHTPVVAYGDAFVDDETQFLLFSRFKNSLNANSKVVLLLAPDSFYSKGLPPAIYADNFPGSIFNPLMKDPQARPLLVNYLKHINSKEISHLTFGQMRVFGWHPDLMWDELSFQFANVCTMIKNDWLALLNVTPQTVQPWPQQPTTHITPDWDKELANARELNKKRQQSAATLWMDKTIYEEDGKPQQWDDTPVVPAQIAAFSKTVQLLKERHVQVIAIVDPVNPWALYNTDTFRPVDKQIKTILEKNQIPYLDMYAMPYQNGWNWDRLHPSELAWVPMIRFIAQSFK
- a CDS encoding LysR substrate-binding domain-containing protein, whose protein sequence is MRGKIPKSELLVTFEVVARHESYTRAAEELALTQSAVFRQVTALEEFLHTSLFNHAKKRIFLNAAGKHYLNIVKETLNKLERDTNMIMSWQPAVQVVELAVNPTFSTHWLIPNLWEFNKLNPDIIVNIHSLANIGDFLNREYDAAIMRADFCPPWSEVDYLFEEEILPVCSRSLLPSAEQKLGVEELLSEFPLLHQSTRINGWQEWFALSGITSPDVNLGPRFDLLSMLIAAVRSNLGVALLPRFAIQHDLDCGEMVIPCDVPIRTGNRFIMTWREEKAQSLPLQTFREWLLQKSVVSPAA
- the cobO gene encoding cob(I)yrinic acid a,c-diamide adenosyltransferase, whose amino-acid sequence is MEARANAEKHRQRQQKRKEQVDIRVAAATEKKGILIVFTGNGKGKSTAAFGTATRAVGHGKTVGVAQFIKGQWDNGEYNTLHPLGVEFHIMGTGFTWETQNRETDIQAAAAVWQESKRMLADPSYDLVVLDELTYMLAYHYLDTQEVIAAVENRPVQQTVIVTGRGCHSQLLALADTVSEMRPVKHAFDSGIQAQEGIDW
- a CDS encoding class I fumarate hydratase; this translates as MSKPFVWQELFVQSNDTTEYELLSTQHVTVTELEGEEVIKVAPEALTLLAQQAFYEASFFLRAGHLTQIASILHDPQASSNDKYVALQLLRNAEVSAKGVLPNCQDTGTATVVASKGQHVWTGGDDAEALSKGIYTTFSECNLRYSQNAPLDMYTEVNTQTNLPAQIDISATPGSEYRFLFVNKGGGSANKAALFQETKSILQPEKLTAFLIEKMKSLGTAACPPYHIAFVVGGLSADQALKVAKLASTKYYDNLPTSGNELGQAFRDTALEATLLNASREFGIGAQFGGKYFAHDIRVIRLPRHGGSCPVAMALSCSADRNIKAKINKHGIWLEKLEHNPGKYIPDASREEHDVRTVQINLNRQLREILRDMSALPIGTRLSLSGPIVVARDIVHAKIKARLDNGEPMPEYMKNHIVYYAGPAKTPENQACGSLGPTTGGRMDGYVDAFQAAGGSLIMLSKGNRSQQVTDACHKHGGFNLGSIGGAAALLAQQYVKSLRCLEYPELGMEAVWMMEVENLPAFVLVDDKGNNFFSQFEQQHRCASCPAGH